In Patescibacteria group bacterium, the genomic window CAACTGGCTCGGGCGCCACATTTTTTCCGCCGGCAGTAATAATCATCTCCTTTTTGCGGCCAATGATTGTTAAAAATCCTTGCTCATCTAAAAAACCCAAATCCCCAGTAGCAAACCAACCATCAGCGGCCAATACCTGATGGGTTTCTTGGGGCTTTTTCCAATAGCCAGGCATAACATTGCCGCCTTTGACCATAATCTCTTTGTCCGGGGATATTTTTACTTCTACGGCTTCCAATGGCAAACCGACCGTGCCAAATTCATATTTTTCTAATCTGTTGACAGTGACTACTGGCGCGGTTTCGGTTAAGCCGTAACCCTCAACAATCCGGATGCCCAAGTCCTCAAAAAACCGAGCTATTTGCTTGCTTAAAGAGGCCCCGCCGGAAATAGCAAACCGCAAATGTCCGCCCAAGCCAGCGCGGACTTTTTTACAAACCAGTTTATCTAAAAGGTTGGCCTTAAGTTTTGCAAGTGTACCAAGCGAGCGACCCTCGCGCCGCGCGTGGTGAAGCTCGCTTTGAGCTTTAAGGGCGGCAAAAAATAGTTTTTTCTTTAAGGCTTTTCCTTGTTTGACCTTGTCAAGAATTTTTTCATAGACCCGCTCAAAAATCCTGGGCACGCAAACAAGGACTGTTGGTTTAACTTCGCGCAAGTTATCAGAAAGCTTTTTCACGCTCTCGGCATAATAAATAGTAGCTCCCTTGCTCATTGGCGTATAATAGCCAGCCATTCGTTCCAGCACGTGAGAAAGGGGCAGAAAAGACAAAAAACTATCTTCTTTAATAATAGGCACGGCCTTGGTGGCCGCCTCAACATTGCTTAAAAAATTCTGGTGGCTAAGCATCACGCCTTTGGGCTCGCCGGTAGTGCCCGAAGTATAAACAATACTGGCAATCTCTTGGGGGTTCCCATTTTCCCAATTCAATTTTTTTTGGCAAATCTTGCCTAATTCTATCACCTCGTCAAAAAGCATCATCCCAGGTTCTTTAAATTTACCGTCTAAACAAATAATGGTCTCGAGCATTTTCAGCCGGCTTCTGATGGTTAAAATCTTATCAATATTTTCCTCGCCGGCAACAAATAAAACCTTGGCGCCGGAGTCCTCCAGGATATACTGAATCTTAGCCGCGCTTAGGGTGGTATGGATAGGTACAGAGATGCCATCAGCAGACATGGCGG contains:
- a CDS encoding AMP-dependent synthetase/ligase; translation: MLNDYMITIPSQFFQTVSQHPNKDFLVAKKDGQWQGITYTQSSQFVRFFAQGLLELGLAKGERIAILSKNRPAWAIVDLAAMSADGISVPIHTTLSAAKIQYILEDSGAKVLFVAGEENIDKILTIRSRLKMLETIICLDGKFKEPGMMLFDEVIELGKICQKKLNWENGNPQEIASIVYTSGTTGEPKGVMLSHQNFLSNVEAATKAVPIIKEDSFLSFLPLSHVLERMAGYYTPMSKGATIYYAESVKKLSDNLREVKPTVLVCVPRIFERVYEKILDKVKQGKALKKKLFFAALKAQSELHHARREGRSLGTLAKLKANLLDKLVCKKVRAGLGGHLRFAISGGASLSKQIARFFEDLGIRIVEGYGLTETAPVVTVNRLEKYEFGTVGLPLEAVEVKISPDKEIMVKGGNVMPGYWKKPQETHQVLAADGWFATGDLGFLDEQGFLTIIGRKKEMIITAGGKNVAPEPVENALQLSKYINQAMIIGNQRKFISSLIVPDFEKLKEFAKERQISYREIRELLANDAVKHLFEQEIERQLREFSDFEKVKKFALIAQEFSQEAEELTPTLKLRRAVIGSKYKKEVEAMYKEGYGL